The Haloarcula laminariae genomic sequence GAGAACTTCCAGCGGCTGTGTGACAGCCTCGGCCGGGAGCCGACACACCTGCTCGGGTTCCTCCAGCGGGAGGTCGGCACCAGCGGTCACATCGACGAGAGCGGGCGTGCCCGGGTGACCGGCTCCTTCGACGCGGCCCGTGTCGGCGACGCCGTCGACGCGTACGTCGAGGCGTACGTGCGCTGTTCGGAGTGTGGTCTCCCCGATACGCGACTGGAGACGGAGGGCGACGTGACGCTCCTGCGCTGTGAGGCCTGCGGGGCGCGCTCGGCCACCCCGAGTGACGACTAGGCTACTGGAGCCCCTTCATCGTCTGCAGGTCGCGGTCCGTCCGGGCGAACTCGGCGAGCCGACGGCTCGCGTGGCAGTTCGGGCAGTGAAAGACGGTGTCGTGTGACGGCAGTTCCGACGGGGTCGATTCCCAGTCTTTGCCACACTCCGGACAGAGCAATCGCACATAGGCTTCCTCCATGTGTACCAGTGTCACACACGGGGACCTTACAAAAAGATATCGTCAACCCCGGTCTACGCGGGGACGCCGTCGGCTTCCAGCAGCTCCTTGTAGCGGTTCCGGATAGTGACCTCGGAGATGCTGGCCACCTCGCTGACCTCGCTCTGTGTCACCTTG encodes the following:
- a CDS encoding translation initiation factor IF-2 subunit beta, with amino-acid sequence MDYDDMLDRAANETADVTGTDERLSVPDPEVRQEGSVTVVENFQRLCDSLGREPTHLLGFLQREVGTSGHIDESGRARVTGSFDAARVGDAVDAYVEAYVRCSECGLPDTRLETEGDVTLLRCEACGARSATPSDD